The Chloroflexota bacterium sequence AATGCACCGAAGCGTGTGGAAGCTGCCCTCGCGGCCCGTGATGCCCTGCACCAAGACTCTGCTGTTCCTGTCTACCAAGATGCTCATGCGTTGCCTGCTCCAAGTCTGGTCTGATTGAGTCGCTGACCGCACGGCCACAGGGAAGACGAAGGCCGGGCAGTCCGAAGGCGCCTACGCCGCGCGCAGCGCCTCCGCCGTGTCCTTGAGTGTCTCAACGACGGTCACGTCGAGGCCCGAGTCCAGCAGTATCTGCCTGCCCTCCTCGACGTTGGTGCCCAGCATCCGCGCGATGATGGGCGCCTTAGACCCCGTGTCCTCGTACGCGCCCACCAGCCCCCGCGCCAGCACGTCGTTGCGCAGGATCCCGCCGAAGATGTTGACCAGCACCCGCTTCACATTCGGGTCGGAGAGCAGGATGCCGACTGCCGCGCGGATGCGGTCCTCGTCTGCGCCGCCGCCCACGTCTAGGAAGTTGGCGGGCGAGGCCCCCACCGCCGTCACGATGTCCATCGTCGCCATTGCCAGCCCCGCGCCGTTCACCAGGCACCCAACGTCGCCGTCCAGCCGCACATAGATCACGCCGATGTCGTGCGCCCGCGATTCCAGCGGGTCCTCCTGGCTGGCGTCCCGCAGGTCCGTCAGGTCCTTGTGGCGGAACATGGCGTCGTCATCCAGGTTCAGCTTGGCGTCCACCGGCAGCACGCGGCCGTCGCCCGTGACCACCAGCGGGTTGATCTCCACCTGGGAGCAGTCCAGGTCCGTCATCAGCTTGTACAGCTTCACAATGAGGTCCGCCGTAGGCCGCACCAGCTCGGCCGGCACGCCCATGCCGTAGGCCAGCGCGCGCCCCTGGAAGGGTTGCAGGCCAACGGTGGGGTCGACGACGGCGCGAATGATCTTCTCCGGCGTCTCCTCGGCCACCTCCTCGATCTCCATGCCGCCCGCCGCGCTCGCGATGACCACTGGCCGCCGCTCGCTCGGGTCGAGCACGATGGCCACGTACAGCTCCTGCGCGATGTCCATCGTCTCCTCGACCAGCACGGAGTTGACGGGCACGCCCTCCGGGCCTGTCTGGAACGTCACCAGTTGCTTGCCGAGGATGCTCCCGGTGAACTCCGCCGCGTCGTCCGGGTTGTCGACGACCTTGACGCCCCCCGCCTTGCCCCGCCCCCCGGCGTGCACCTGCGCCTTGACGACGACGCTGCCGCCAAGCTCCCCGGCGACCTTCCGCGCCTCATCTGGCGAGGCCGCCATGCCGCCGCGAGGCACGGGAATGCCGTACTTGGCCATAAGCTCCTTGGCCTGATACTCATGGATCTTCATACGGACTCCTTCACAAAGCCGCGCCCGGCAACGCTATGTATTGCGGGCGCGACGGCTATTGTAGCACAGGGGTAAGAATTGCTGGAAAATGGTCGAAGGAGCGCCTTGGTTGGGGCCGAACAGGTGAATTAACCTCTAGAAGCTATGTACCTCACCTATTTCGACGAATCGGGCGACGCAGGCGTCACCAACTCCCCGACTGATTGGTTTGTCCTCAATGCGGTGTTGGTGCACGAGACGGTGTGGCTAAAGTCACGAGCTTCACTTGTCGCACTCCGTCGGAACTTGCGTGCCAAGTATCGGCTTTCTTCAAGGGACGAACTAAAGGCCATTCACTTCAGGAATGGAAGGGGGGCGTTTCGTTCTCTTGGCCTTGGCCGCGTACGGCGAATGCAGATATATCATGAGATTCTAGCAGCGGAATTTCAGCTTGGGATCCAAACATTTTCGATTGCTGTAGCGAAGCGCCGAGCAGCACAAGAAGGATGGGACCCAAGATACGCAGCGTGGGCCTTTGGTTTGCAGGCGCTAAGTCAATTCTGCTTGGAACAAGATGATTGGGCTGTGCTCTACCCGGACGAGGGACACGGAAACTTCATTCGGCGTTGTGTCAGGGATTTAAGGCGTGAAGGCAAGACATCGTTAAGCCTGAGTCCTATTGCCGTTCCTCTGTCAATAGAGCGCATACTTGAGGATCCAAGCGATAGACACTCCCATGACTCATATTTTGTTCAGCTAGCAGATTTGAATGCATATGCGGCCCACAGAGCACCTGGAATCGATGCAGGTGCAAGGGGGACAGATAGGCTCTGGGAGTCATTGAACGGTGCGGCTGGTGACCCAAGAATTCGAGAAGTCAATACAGACAATACTGGAGCAGTTGGCATCCTTACCTTTCCCAAATAAAAAAGCCCTGCGGCAACCGCAGGGCTTGGAACTGTCACACACTAGCAGAGGCCAGTGATTAGACAGTGCCTTCAGTTTACACACACATCATCGCCTCGTCAACTGCCGTGTCTGACTACTTCCCCCCTACCCCGCGGGCTTGAACTTCGGCAGCGTGATCTCCTCCGTCACGTCCTCGAAGACCACCTCCACCGGCATGCCGACGTGGATCGCCGACGGGTCCGGCTCCACCTCCACCAGGTTTGTCGGCATCCGCGGGCCCTCCTCCAGGTCGACGATCGCGACCACGAAGGGCGCGTCGTCGCGGAACGCCGGCGTCGGCGCCCGGTGCACGATCGCGAAGGTGTGCAGCGTGCCCTTGCCGCTCGCCTGCACCCACGTCGTATCGCGTGAGAAGCATATGGGGCAGATGTCGCGAGGGTAGAAGTACGCCTGGTTGCAGTCGTTGCAGGAGCGCAGCCACAGCTCGTGTTCCTTGGTCTTCTCCCAGTAGAAGTCGGACTCCGGCTGCGGTGTTGGTAAAGGCTTGCTGTATGGCTGCTGCGTCATCGTTGTCTCCGTTGCTTCGATTTCGTGTCCGCGATGTCCGCTAGTCCCGCGCGAGCGCCACCGTGCCCGTCGACGACAGCGCGCCGCCCGTGCCGTTGACGAGCGAGATCCCGCAGTCCGGCACCTGCCGCTCGCCGCACTCGCCCCGCAGCTGCCGCACCGCCTCGATGATGAGGAAGATGCCGTACATGCCGGGGTGCGTGTAGCTCAATCCGCCGCCGCTCGTGTTCATCGGGAAGTCGCCGCCCGGCGCCGTCCGCTGCCCGGCGACGAAGTCCGGGCCCTCGCCCGGGCCGCAGAAGCCGAGCCCTTCCAGCGTGATGAGCACCGTGTACGTGAACGAGTCGTAGATCATCGCCAGGTCGATGTCGCCGTGCGTCAGCCCCGCCATGCTCAGCGCCGCCGGGCCCGTGTGCCGCGACACCGTCGACGTCAGGTCCGGCATCGTCGAGATGCCCAGGTGGTCGTGGCTCTCCGCCGCGCCGAGCACCCACACCGGCGGCTTCTTTGTGCTGCGCGCCCGCTCCGCCGACGTGACCACCACCGCGGCCCCCGCGTCCGTCACCAGGCAGCAGTCGAACAGGTGGAACGGCCAGGCAATCCAGCGCGAGTTGTGGTAGTCGTCGAACGTCATCGGGTCCTTCATGGCCGCCTTGGGGTTCATCAGCGCCCACTTCCGCGTCGAGACGGCAATCTCCGCCAGCGCCTGCCGGGTGCGCTCCTCGCCGTACTGGTGCATATAGCGGGTGGCGGCCATCGCGTAGTTGATGGGCTGGCCGATGAACCCGTACGGAATCTCGTACTGCAGCGTCGGCATGATCGGGTCCTGCGGCACGGGCGCGCGGCTGCTGCGGCCCGCCTGCCCGTGCGTGATGAGCGCCACCTCGCACCACCCCGCGTTGATGGCCGCCACGGCGTGCGCGATGTGGATGATGAACGACGACCCGCCGACCGTTGTGCTGTCCGTGAAGCGCGGCTTGATGCCCAGGTAGTCCCCGGTCATGTACGTCGAGTAGCCCGCCGTGAACAGCCCGTCCACGTCGCTCTTCGACAGCCCGGCGTCATCCAGCGCGTTGGCCGCCGCCTCCATGTGGTGCTGCAGCGACGACTTGTTCGGCACCGTCCCGATTTCGTCGGACTCCGCCACCCCTACGATGGCGGCAGTTCTGGAGAGGTCTGCCATATGCGCTCCTTGCACTCAGATTCGTTGTTCCCGCGAAGGGGGGAACCCCACCGCTAGCCGTGCCGTCGAAGGGCGCGACCCTACGCAACCCGCAACTCCTTCAGGTCAGGCGAGATGGTCAGCGTCGCCTCCGTGACGGCTTGCACCTCTTCCGGCGTGTAGCCGGGCGCGACCTCCCGCATGAGGAACCCCTCGGGCGTGATGTCGAAGAGGCCCAGGTTGGTCACCACCTTGGTGACCACGCCCACGGCGGTCACCGGCAGCGTGCACCGTTTCAGCAGCCGCGGCGCACCCTCGCGCGTCGTGTGCTCGAGCGCCAGGAACACCTGCTTCGCGCCCACCGCGAGGTCCATCGCCCCGCCGATGCCGCCGCCCTTGCGCCCGGCCGTCTTCCAGTTCGCGAAGTCCCCGTTCTCCGCCACCTCGTACGCGCCCATTACCGTCACGTCGATGTAGCCCGAGCGGATGAGCGAGAACGAGTCTGCGTGGTGGATGATGGAGGCGCCCTTCACCAGCGTCACGTGCTGCCCGCCCGCGTTCACCAGGTGGATGTCCTCCTCGCCCTCCGGCGAGAGCGGCCCGTAGCCGATGACCCCATTCTCCGACTGAAACAGGATGTCCGTGTCGCCGAAGTCGTAGTTGGAGCACAGCGTCGGCATGCCCACGCCCAGGTTCACCACCCAGCCGTCCTGGAACTCCATGGCGATGCGGTTGCACATCGTCTGCCGGTCCAGCGGCGTCTTTTCTTCAGCCATTGCCATCCTCGCTGCGCTCAGCGTCCGTTCGTCCTGAGGGAAATCGAAGGGCGAACGGACCCTGCTATATGAACCTGTGCTGCCCCCTACGCTCGCCGGTTCGGAGTGTCCCAGATCCCCTCCGGCGGCGGCGGTATCTTCACGACTCGATCTACCACGATGCCCGGCGTGTGGATGCTGTCCGGGTCCAGCTCGCCCAGCTCCACGATGTCCTGCTCGACCTCAGCGATCGTGATCTTCGCGGCCATGGCCATCACGGGGTTGAAGTTCCGCTGCGACCGCCGGAACTGCAGGTTGCCGAAGGTGTCCGCGCGGTACGCCCGCACGAAGGCGTAGTCGGCGTGCAGTGGGTACTCCAGCACGTAGGTGCGCCCGTTGAAGACGCGGTGCTCCTTGCCCTCGGCCGTCTCCGTCCCGACGCCCGTGGGCGTGTAGAACGCCGCGACGCCCGCGCCCGCAGCCCGCATACGCTCCGCCAGCGTACCCTGCGGCACCAGCTCAGCCTCCACCTGCCCCTGCTCGTTCAGCTTCTCGAAGAGATTTGCCCGCGACGGGTGCGGCGCGGCGCTGAAGGCGCAGACCATCTTGCGGATTTGCCCGTTCTCCACCAGCTTGCCCACGTCGACGACCTCGCCCTGTCCGCCGGTGTTGTTGGAGATGCCCGTCAGGTCCTTCGCGCCCTGCCGCACCAGCGCCATGATGAGGTTCCTCGGCACCCCGATGCCCGCGAAGCCTCCTGACATGAACGTCGCGCCGTCCGGCACGTCGGCGACGGCCTCGTCGAAGCTCGCATAGACCTTGTTCTTCATAGCCGCACAGACTCCATGCGTAGGAAAATTCGGATTGCGGGCTCATTCTAGCATAGGCGGGTGTCGTGTCCAGCACAGCCCCGCCACTGACGGTGCGCGCTCCGCCGTTCAGGTGTAAACTGACGGGCGTCGACGAGGCACTCTGGCGCCTCCACGTCGGCGTCAACGACAAG is a genomic window containing:
- a CDS encoding Zn-ribbon domain-containing OB-fold protein — encoded protein: MTQQPYSKPLPTPQPESDFYWEKTKEHELWLRSCNDCNQAYFYPRDICPICFSRDTTWVQASGKGTLHTFAIVHRAPTPAFRDDAPFVVAIVDLEEGPRMPTNLVEVEPDPSAIHVGMPVEVVFEDVTEEITLPKFKPAG
- a CDS encoding 3-oxoacid CoA-transferase subunit B, which gives rise to MAEEKTPLDRQTMCNRIAMEFQDGWVVNLGVGMPTLCSNYDFGDTDILFQSENGVIGYGPLSPEGEEDIHLVNAGGQHVTLVKGASIIHHADSFSLIRSGYIDVTVMGAYEVAENGDFANWKTAGRKGGGIGGAMDLAVGAKQVFLALEHTTREGAPRLLKRCTLPVTAVGVVTKVVTNLGLFDITPEGFLMREVAPGYTPEEVQAVTEATLTISPDLKELRVA
- a CDS encoding acetyl-CoA acetyltransferase, translated to MADLSRTAAIVGVAESDEIGTVPNKSSLQHHMEAAANALDDAGLSKSDVDGLFTAGYSTYMTGDYLGIKPRFTDSTTVGGSSFIIHIAHAVAAINAGWCEVALITHGQAGRSSRAPVPQDPIMPTLQYEIPYGFIGQPINYAMAATRYMHQYGEERTRQALAEIAVSTRKWALMNPKAAMKDPMTFDDYHNSRWIAWPFHLFDCCLVTDAGAAVVVTSAERARSTKKPPVWVLGAAESHDHLGISTMPDLTSTVSRHTGPAALSMAGLTHGDIDLAMIYDSFTYTVLITLEGLGFCGPGEGPDFVAGQRTAPGGDFPMNTSGGGLSYTHPGMYGIFLIIEAVRQLRGECGERQVPDCGISLVNGTGGALSSTGTVALARD
- the sucC gene encoding ADP-forming succinate--CoA ligase subunit beta: MKIHEYQAKELMAKYGIPVPRGGMAASPDEARKVAGELGGSVVVKAQVHAGGRGKAGGVKVVDNPDDAAEFTGSILGKQLVTFQTGPEGVPVNSVLVEETMDIAQELYVAIVLDPSERRPVVIASAAGGMEIEEVAEETPEKIIRAVVDPTVGLQPFQGRALAYGMGVPAELVRPTADLIVKLYKLMTDLDCSQVEINPLVVTGDGRVLPVDAKLNLDDDAMFRHKDLTDLRDASQEDPLESRAHDIGVIYVRLDGDVGCLVNGAGLAMATMDIVTAVGASPANFLDVGGGADEDRIRAAVGILLSDPNVKRVLVNIFGGILRNDVLARGLVGAYEDTGSKAPIIARMLGTNVEEGRQILLDSGLDVTVVETLKDTAEALRAA
- a CDS encoding 3-oxoacid CoA-transferase subunit A, producing MKNKVYASFDEAVADVPDGATFMSGGFAGIGVPRNLIMALVRQGAKDLTGISNNTGGQGEVVDVGKLVENGQIRKMVCAFSAAPHPSRANLFEKLNEQGQVEAELVPQGTLAERMRAAGAGVAAFYTPTGVGTETAEGKEHRVFNGRTYVLEYPLHADYAFVRAYRADTFGNLQFRRSQRNFNPVMAMAAKITIAEVEQDIVELGELDPDSIHTPGIVVDRVVKIPPPPEGIWDTPNRRA